One genomic window of Pelmatolapia mariae isolate MD_Pm_ZW linkage group LG5, Pm_UMD_F_2, whole genome shotgun sequence includes the following:
- the cbfa2t2 gene encoding protein CBFA2T2 isoform X1, whose amino-acid sequence MVGMPSALTYSREKKSPAMPGSPVDAKTHSRSAPSSSASSTMPPLPSVNPSGPRPASFSTTALTNGNHHSPPTLNAVPSPPQRYSNGPSSSSSSSLANQQLPATCGARQLSKLKRFLTTLQQFGNDISPEIGDSVRSLVLALVNSTVTIEEFHSRLQEATNFPLRPFVIPFLKANLPLLQRELLHCARAAKQTPAQYLSQHEHLLLSTTLASSPDSSELLMEPPEPGTKRHSPSRAKENGFHERPPVAMEPAAKRICTISPAPRHSPAHPLPLTAQLHPTPPPLQHYALDDIAAPHILHREHSQRVLEIRELKDRPRLPGTNGGYREEPVDHRLTDREWADEWRHLDHVLNCIVDMVEKTRRSVSVLRRCQESDREELNYWRRRSSEQEDPRKGGPASAPFSKTHSPHSSESDSQRDFAPRPGSAYVTDEIWRKAEEAVNEVKRQAMEEVQKAVAEAEQKAFEMIAAERAKMEKTVAEAKRKAQEDAIMVINEQEDSSECCWNCGRKASETCSGCNAARYCGSFCQHKDWERHHLICSPGLQAQPKPVSASRVAAVATAASAATVVSPVGLAGVKVPDSVPSICSPGGEKASVASRSSTPSTPASAPETNGH is encoded by the exons ACAGTAGAGAGAAGAAGAGCCCTGCCATGCCCGGTTCTCCTGTGGATGCTAAGACTCATTCCAGATCAGCCCCCAGCAGCAGCGCCAGCTCCACTATGCCACCCCTACCTTCTGTCAACCCCAGTGGCCCACGACCGGCCTCTTTTTCCACCACAGCAT TGACCAATGGGAATCATCATTCCCCACCAACACTGAATGCAGTGCCATCTCCACCACAGCGTTACAGCAATGGAccgtcctcttcctcttcctcatcgCTGGCTAACCAGCAGCTGCCGGCCACCTGTGGGGCACGCCAGCTGAGCAAGCTGAAACGTTTCTTGACCACACTGCAGCAGTTTGGCAACGACATTTCTCCTGAGATTGGAGACAGCGTCCGAAGCCTAGTTCTGGCCCTTGTG AATTCAACAGTTACCATTGAGGAGTTTCACTCACGACTTCAGGAGGCTACCAACTTCCCCTTACGACCCTTTGTTATTCCTTTTCTCAAG GCAAACCTCCCTTTGCTGCAGAGGGAGTTGCTCCACTGTGCACGGGCAGCCAAGCAGACCCCAGCTCAGTACTTGTCCCAGCATGAGCACCTCCTGCTAAGCACCACTCTGGCATCTTCTCCAGACTCCTCTGAGCTCCTGATGGAGCCTCCAGAGCCTGGAACCAAGAGACACAGCCCAAGCAG GGCTAAAGAGAACGGTTTCCATGAACGCCCACCTGTAGCTATGGAGCCTGCCGCAAAGCGGATTTGCACCATTAGCCCAGCTCCCCGACACAGCCCTGCTCACCCATTGCCACTGACCGCCCAGCTTCACCCAACCCCTCCACCCTTGCAGCATTACGCCCTGGATGACATCGCAGCACCTCACATCCTGCACCGTGAGCACAGCCAACGTGTTTTGGAGATCCGCGAACTCAAAGACAGGCCTCGACTTCCTG GCACTAATGGGGGCTACCGTGAGGAGCCAGTGGACcacagactgacagacagagagtgGGCTGATGAATGGAGGCATCTGGACCAT GTGTTGAACTGTATTGTGGACATGGTAGAAAAGACACGGCGGTCAGTGAGCGTTCTCAGACGATGCCAGGAGTCAGATCGTGAGGAGCTTAACTACTGGAGACGACGTTCGAGCGAGCAGGAAGACCCGCGCAAAGGAGGACCGGCATCTGCTCCATTCTCCAAGACGCACAGCCCTCACTCTTCTGAGTCAG ACTCTCAGCGTGATTTTGCTCCACGGCCAGGCTCAGCATATGTTACAGATGAAATCTGGAGAAAAGCTG AAGAAGCGGTGAATGAAGTTAAGCGTCAGGCCATGGAAGAGGTTCAGAAAGCTGTAGCAGAGGCTGAGCAGAAAGCATTTGAGATGATTGCTGCTGAGAGGGCCAAGATGGAAAAGactgtggctgaggccaagcGGAAGGCTCAAGAAGATGCCATCATGGTCATTAATGAACAAGAGGACTCCAGTGAG TGTTGTTGGAACTGTGGTCGCAAAGCTAGCGAGACATGCAGCGGCTGCAACGCCGCTCGCTACTGTGGGTCTTTCTGCCAGCACAAAGACTGGGAGAGACATCACCTCATCTGCAGCCCAGGACTTCAGGCTCAACCCAAACCGGTTTCTGCAAGCAGAGTGGCTGCCGTGGCTACAGCAGCATCGGCCGCCACCGTCGTGTCTCCTGTTGGTCTGGCTGGGGTCAAAGTTCCTGACAGTGTGCCTTCAATCTGCAGTCCAGGTGGGGAGAAGGCTTCAGTCGCTTCGCGTTCATCCACTCCCTCCACCCCTGCCTCGGCCCCTGAGACGAACGGACACTAG
- the cbfa2t2 gene encoding protein CBFA2T2 isoform X2 — protein MPGSPVDAKTHSRSAPSSSASSTMPPLPSVNPSGPRPASFSTTALTNGNHHSPPTLNAVPSPPQRYSNGPSSSSSSSLANQQLPATCGARQLSKLKRFLTTLQQFGNDISPEIGDSVRSLVLALVNSTVTIEEFHSRLQEATNFPLRPFVIPFLKANLPLLQRELLHCARAAKQTPAQYLSQHEHLLLSTTLASSPDSSELLMEPPEPGTKRHSPSRAKENGFHERPPVAMEPAAKRICTISPAPRHSPAHPLPLTAQLHPTPPPLQHYALDDIAAPHILHREHSQRVLEIRELKDRPRLPGTNGGYREEPVDHRLTDREWADEWRHLDHVLNCIVDMVEKTRRSVSVLRRCQESDREELNYWRRRSSEQEDPRKGGPASAPFSKTHSPHSSESDSQRDFAPRPGSAYVTDEIWRKAEEAVNEVKRQAMEEVQKAVAEAEQKAFEMIAAERAKMEKTVAEAKRKAQEDAIMVINEQEDSSECCWNCGRKASETCSGCNAARYCGSFCQHKDWERHHLICSPGLQAQPKPVSASRVAAVATAASAATVVSPVGLAGVKVPDSVPSICSPGGEKASVASRSSTPSTPASAPETNGH, from the exons ATGCCCGGTTCTCCTGTGGATGCTAAGACTCATTCCAGATCAGCCCCCAGCAGCAGCGCCAGCTCCACTATGCCACCCCTACCTTCTGTCAACCCCAGTGGCCCACGACCGGCCTCTTTTTCCACCACAGCAT TGACCAATGGGAATCATCATTCCCCACCAACACTGAATGCAGTGCCATCTCCACCACAGCGTTACAGCAATGGAccgtcctcttcctcttcctcatcgCTGGCTAACCAGCAGCTGCCGGCCACCTGTGGGGCACGCCAGCTGAGCAAGCTGAAACGTTTCTTGACCACACTGCAGCAGTTTGGCAACGACATTTCTCCTGAGATTGGAGACAGCGTCCGAAGCCTAGTTCTGGCCCTTGTG AATTCAACAGTTACCATTGAGGAGTTTCACTCACGACTTCAGGAGGCTACCAACTTCCCCTTACGACCCTTTGTTATTCCTTTTCTCAAG GCAAACCTCCCTTTGCTGCAGAGGGAGTTGCTCCACTGTGCACGGGCAGCCAAGCAGACCCCAGCTCAGTACTTGTCCCAGCATGAGCACCTCCTGCTAAGCACCACTCTGGCATCTTCTCCAGACTCCTCTGAGCTCCTGATGGAGCCTCCAGAGCCTGGAACCAAGAGACACAGCCCAAGCAG GGCTAAAGAGAACGGTTTCCATGAACGCCCACCTGTAGCTATGGAGCCTGCCGCAAAGCGGATTTGCACCATTAGCCCAGCTCCCCGACACAGCCCTGCTCACCCATTGCCACTGACCGCCCAGCTTCACCCAACCCCTCCACCCTTGCAGCATTACGCCCTGGATGACATCGCAGCACCTCACATCCTGCACCGTGAGCACAGCCAACGTGTTTTGGAGATCCGCGAACTCAAAGACAGGCCTCGACTTCCTG GCACTAATGGGGGCTACCGTGAGGAGCCAGTGGACcacagactgacagacagagagtgGGCTGATGAATGGAGGCATCTGGACCAT GTGTTGAACTGTATTGTGGACATGGTAGAAAAGACACGGCGGTCAGTGAGCGTTCTCAGACGATGCCAGGAGTCAGATCGTGAGGAGCTTAACTACTGGAGACGACGTTCGAGCGAGCAGGAAGACCCGCGCAAAGGAGGACCGGCATCTGCTCCATTCTCCAAGACGCACAGCCCTCACTCTTCTGAGTCAG ACTCTCAGCGTGATTTTGCTCCACGGCCAGGCTCAGCATATGTTACAGATGAAATCTGGAGAAAAGCTG AAGAAGCGGTGAATGAAGTTAAGCGTCAGGCCATGGAAGAGGTTCAGAAAGCTGTAGCAGAGGCTGAGCAGAAAGCATTTGAGATGATTGCTGCTGAGAGGGCCAAGATGGAAAAGactgtggctgaggccaagcGGAAGGCTCAAGAAGATGCCATCATGGTCATTAATGAACAAGAGGACTCCAGTGAG TGTTGTTGGAACTGTGGTCGCAAAGCTAGCGAGACATGCAGCGGCTGCAACGCCGCTCGCTACTGTGGGTCTTTCTGCCAGCACAAAGACTGGGAGAGACATCACCTCATCTGCAGCCCAGGACTTCAGGCTCAACCCAAACCGGTTTCTGCAAGCAGAGTGGCTGCCGTGGCTACAGCAGCATCGGCCGCCACCGTCGTGTCTCCTGTTGGTCTGGCTGGGGTCAAAGTTCCTGACAGTGTGCCTTCAATCTGCAGTCCAGGTGGGGAGAAGGCTTCAGTCGCTTCGCGTTCATCCACTCCCTCCACCCCTGCCTCGGCCCCTGAGACGAACGGACACTAG